The window TACAATGCCGAGGTCTTTACCTGCCTCAACATATGCAAATGCCCAGTGGTCCTGTGTAACATCTGTGAATGACGGTTCAGCATAAACATAGTCGTTAACAACATCTTCTTGACCTGTTGCTCTGATAATCATTGCCAAGATCTCTGCTCTTGTAAGTTCCTTGTCAAGCATCAGGTCGCCTTGCTCATTACCTTTTAAAATGCCCTTTTCCTGGAGAATTTTTGCTGCCTGGTCATACACAGAACCTGTCTCTTCTGTTGTAGCTTCGTCCTGTGCAAACGCAGGCGCAATTATTGAGAGGGCAAAAAGCAATACTGTTACGATAGCGATAAGTCTTTTGAATTTTTTCATAACTACTCACCAAACCTCCTTGTATGATTTTTTGGTGATGAGGCTCTTGCTTTTTTGTAGCCTCATCACTTACAGCTAAAATTTTAACAACAGCATTTTAATAAGTCAATAGGGCTTTAGCATTTGTAACCAAACTGTAAAATTGGTGAAATAATTTTGCAAAAGCCTAAAAAGCTTTTTTTAAACCTTGAATATCTGCATAGCTGCCTGTAAATCTTGAGAAAGTTTGTTTAGCTGCTCTGTCATGGCTCGAAGTTCTTCTATTGCTGCAAGCTGTTCCTGTGTCGATGCAGAAACCTCTTGTGAAGATGCTGCTGTCTCCTCTGAAATAGCAGAGATATTTTCTATACTGTGAATAATAGTATCTTTTTCTTTATCAATTGCAGAAATTGACTCAGTAATATTCTCAATTCCTTTTATAAGCTCATCCATTGCGCTTTTTATGTTAGAAAATGCAGAAGCAACATCCTCCACAGCACTGTTTTGTTGATCAATGACATTTTCTACTTTATCCGCAACCTCTTGTGCAGCTTTTGTCTGAGCTACAATCTTCTTTATCATATCCTCAACTTCCCTTGTTGACTCTTTTGACTGGTCAGCAAGTTTTCTAATCTCGCTTGCAACAACTGCAAAACCACGTCCAGCTTCTCCTGCTTTTGCTGCCTCTATTGAGGCATTCAAAGCCAAAAGTTTGGTCTGTTCAGAAATTCCACTTAAAACCTGAATAATCTTCCCAATTGACCTTGAATACTCTGCAAGCTGATTGATTGTTTGAATCATTGTATCTGTAATGTGAACAGTCTCGTGAGTAACGTTGTTCAAGGTATTGACAACCTCTGTTCCCTTGTTTGAAAGCTGTGAAACGTTCGTTGAAAGGGTACTCATTTGTATTGCAGATGAAACAATCGTGTCAATTTTCTCGCCAAACTTAGAAACTGCCTCAACAACGCTTGTTGCTTCTTTTGCCTGATTTGCCGCACCTTCTGCAATTTCTTGAATTGCTTTTGCAACCTCGTTTGATGCAGCAGCTGTCTCGGAAGCAATTGTGGTAAGAGTTGAGATTGCAGAACTAACCTCTTTGCTAAGATTTACACCTTTTTCAATCAAGTCCTTTATGTTCTTTGTCATGTTGTTAAAGCTATGGGAAAGAAGGCCTATCTCGTCATCTCTTTTGATATCCAAAGTAACAGTCAAGTCTCCTTTTTCAGCAACAGCAAAGGTCTTTGTAACCCTTTCTAAGTCCCTGACAATCCTCAAAGCATAGTAAATACCTATCACAAGCGCGATTAATGTGAATAAAATTGTCAACACAACTATAATAAGCTCAAGCCTTCTTGCCGCTTCTACAAGTTGTGAAACAGGAATCATTCCAACAATAGTCCAGTTTGTATCAGGAACCTGTGAGTATGTAATCAAAAATTGCTTGCCGGCAAATTCAGTGTGAAAAGCACCATTTGTTTTTCCTGCTGCTTGTGATTGCAATATTTTCTTGACAAACTGAGTGTTTCTATCTGGTGTGAGTTTCATTGTATTTTCCCATTCAGTTGGCAATATTACGTTGCCTGAAGAACATAATGCCAGCATATATCCACCATTTTGGCTAATTTGTGTGTCTTGAAGAACATCGCTCATCCATTTTTTGCTAATATCAAGAAGCATAACTCCCAAAGTGTGATTTATTGCAATATCTTTAAACGGCATGCCTACTGAAAATGCATACTCAGGCATATTAGCATTATTTGCCTTTGCAACGCTATCAAACTCTTCAGTATGAGACTCTATTAAAATTGGTCCTCCAGCCTCCATTATCTTTTTATACCATGGTGTTTTCTTCAATTTTTCGTAGTTGATTTCAAATGGTAATGATGGATAATATAGAGAGTTCTCCTTGTCCACTATTATATAAATACCCGCAAACATATCATTAGCTACCAACAAATCTTGGACTACCTTATTAGCATCTGATATCAGCGTCATTTTTTGAAACTCATCCAATGTAGATTGCTTTGACTCAGAATAAAGTCTTTGAATAAGTTCGTTTGACATAAGTTGCATGCCATTGTCCTGTGCCGTTTTAAATGCAAGCTGGAAATAGCTTGCAGTTGAATTAGTCGCTGCAAGGTACGACTTTTTGCTTTCATTTAACACCGAATTTACAGCTGTAGAAATTGAAATTATGTCAATAACCAAAATCGGGATAACTAAAATAGCAAAAATTAAAAGAGCAAATTTTTTTGCAAGTCGTCCACCTTTAGCAAACAATCTTAATCTTTTAAATTTAAGATTTTGCTTTTTCTCCGTTTTTCCTTTCTCTCTTTTCACAAACGCTCCCACCCTTTTTCTAAAAAATGCTTTATTACTTTTGATTATACCTCAATTTACCTATGTGTACAATACAATCGAAAGGTTTTGACAAAATGTTCAAAAAATCTATTGGTTTTTGTTTGAATAAGCAATTACAGAACTATATTTCAAAACTAAAAGCCCCTCCCTTGATTTTCTGGAATGTCTCTATACAGGAGGGGCTTTAATAAATAGTTTTACACATATATCTTACGGATTTAACTTCTGTTTAAATCTGTACACGCCGTTTTTAATTTCAATTATCACTGCAGACTTCTTAGCATTGTGTTTTGAGTCAATTGAAATAATGCCTGTTAAGCCAACAAAGTTTTTAGTATTCTCAAGGGCTCTTCTCAGTTTTTCTCTGTCAGCTGTGGTACCTGCACGTTTTATTGCATCTGCCATAAAATATCCTACGTCATACCCAAGAGCTGAGAGGGCATTTGGTTCTATCTTGTATTTTTGCTTGTACTTCTTTACAAACTCTTGTACCCTCTTGTCTGTATCCTGTGATGAGTAGTGGGTTGAGAAAAAGATATTTGTTGCATATTTTTTTCCTGCCTTTTCAATAACTTTTGGATCATCAAACCCGTCTGTACCAAGAATTGGCATCCACATTCCAAGTTCTCTTGCCTGCTTGATTATAAGTCCTGCATCGTCATAGTAAACAGGTGTAAAGATAACATCTGGCTTTTTGTCCCTTATCTTTGTCAATATCCCATTAAAATTCTGTTCACCCTGCTGGAACGCTTCTTCTGCTACAACTTTACCGCCACCTTTTGTAAATGCCTCTTTAAAGTTCTTGTAAAGACCTTTGCTGTAATCAGACGCTGCATTGTAAAGAATTGCTGCTGTTTTTACCTTTAACGTCTTGAGTGCAAAGTTTGCCATAACACTTCCTTGGAACGAGTCATTAAAGCAGATTCTGAATACATACGCCTTTGTCTTGCCAGTTCTTTCATCAATTGTAACCGAATCATCTGTAGCAGTAGCTGACACAAGCGGCACTCTGTATCTTGTTGCGGCAATTGAAGCAGATTTTGTTGCACCTGATGTCACAGGGCTTAACATTGCCAAAACTTTCTCTTTTGTTGCAAGCCTTGTTGCAATATTTAGCGCTTCTGTCTTGTCAGATTTGTTATCAAACACAACAAGCTCTATTTTCTTTCCTAAAACTCCACCCTTTTTATTAATCTCTTCAACTGCCATCTTAAGTCCTTCTAAAGTCCTCTGTCCGTACTGTGCAACAGCACCAGACAACTCAAAATTAACTCCAAGCCTTACTGTTTTTGAGCTTGAAGCAAAAGCAAAGGCAAATAAACCTAAGATTAAAATGAAGGCAGATGCAATGATTAGAGCTTTTTGGAGCATAAACTTTCTCACGAAAAACCATCCTCCCGTCCTAACATATATTTTGCAGTATCAAAAAAGGGCAAAAGAAAACCTCACCAAAAGGCCACCTTTGCCCTTTTGTACATATCTTAATAATATGTGTTGAGAATATTTTAATAAAACAAACAAGTCTTGTCAATAAGAATATTAGAAACAGGAATCTATGTTATTTCTGTAGTGCTTGACTGTCTAAACTCACTGTCTTTGCGTACTCATATGAGATTAGTTCACGCAACGGAGTTTGCTGCCATCCAACTTCTTTGTGAGACAGCTCTGAAATAGCGCTGCACGTTTTATCTTTCAACGCATCAATGACCATATTAATGGTCTGCAATTCTTCTGAGGTAAATACTGATAGGTCGTAGTTGCCTTTGCTTTTAATCTTTGTTTGGATTGCCCCATCAGGAGTCTCATACTCCTCAACAGTGTATTTATCACTTGGGTATGCTGCTATTTCTTTGTATGCGAATTTTTCAATCACTGGCCCATAAGCATATTTGATGTATCTTAAGCCAGTTATTGAACGTAAACAACGTTTAAAGTGCATAAAATCAATATACCATAAAAACTTATTAAGACTGCTCAAATATAGATTTTCAACTTTTTCAGTAATGTAGCTTATCAAATTCTCCAGCTTTTCAAAGTCAAACCTTCTGAATCCATTGTAGATATCTTCTGGATGTTCAAGCTCTGCAGAGATAATTTTTTTCTTCAAATCAGCAAGAGAGTCTCTGATTTTCTCCATTGTTTTTTGATATGTTCTTTCAGTTATTCTCCCAGATTTAAGTGCTTCTTCCACTTTTTCTTTGAAAAACCCTTCAGATGTTAAAATCAGTTTAAGAATATCACTATGTGATTTAGAAGGTAAAGCTCCTCTTTCATACCTGTTTATTGTCATCTTGCCCCAGCCAAGTATCTGCCCCAGCTCTCTTTGAGAAAGTCCATATTTTTCTCTTATCTTCTGGATTTCTTCAGGGGTAATCAAGCCTGTCAACTCTCTATAGCGTTGATAGAGCCTTTTTAGATTTTCGTTTTCGATGTCTGGCACAAACAACTCAGTATCGCACTCACTGCAATGCGGAACATGTTCTTCAACATTGACTTGCACACCTTTATATTCTTTAACTAGATTTTTTTCAACTTTAATTTCAACATGCTTTTTACACTCCGGACAATATGCCCTATTCATCATTCTTTTTCACCCCCTTTTCTTGAGATTCATCCTCATGAAAAGAAATGCACACCACTTCTTCTGGTGGATTGTACCTTAGTTTTATGTATATACAAACATCCAGGTATCTGCTGTTTTTGAAAATCCAAATGTCACCTTCTTTACCATCAAGATGGTCTTGCTCTGGTCCTTTGACATAATCTCCTGGCTGAAGGTCCAACAATATGTCCTTTACATCGTCTATTAGCAAACCCCATTCTTTCAAGAATTTTATGTTTTTCTCTCTTTTGACAAAACCCCATTTCCCTGCTACTATTAGTTTTTTAATTTTGAGTAGATAACTTTTGATAACCTCTTCTTTTAGCTTTTCAATCTCAATCGCCCTCTTTCGTGCAACTTTAAAAACACTTTTTGCATTTTCATTATATCATATAAATTTTATTATTGCCACTATTTGATGGCAACATTCAACTTTGGATAAGATAATGAAGCTTACTTCATAACCTCAAACCTTGAGGTAAACTCCAAAAGCTCATCTAAAGCCTCAAAATTTAAGTTTGGTGCATTTTCAGCTTTTATCTGGACAAGGTCCAAGATTGCAACCTCTAAAGCTGCAATGCCAGTCCTCTCACCTATCCCTCTTATAGAGCAGTTTACCATTGAAGCTCCGTATAGCCACGCACAGACTGCATTACTTTGAGCTTTATAAAAATCGTTGTGACCATGCCACTCAAGCCTCTCTGGTGGTATATTGGTGCTCTTTGAAATTGTGTAAATAATTTTAGGAACGCTTCGTG is drawn from Caldicellulosiruptor naganoensis and contains these coding sequences:
- a CDS encoding ABC transporter substrate-binding protein, whose product is MLQKALIIASAFILILGLFAFAFASSSKTVRLGVNFELSGAVAQYGQRTLEGLKMAVEEINKKGGVLGKKIELVVFDNKSDKTEALNIATRLATKEKVLAMLSPVTSGATKSASIAATRYRVPLVSATATDDSVTIDERTGKTKAYVFRICFNDSFQGSVMANFALKTLKVKTAAILYNAASDYSKGLYKNFKEAFTKGGGKVVAEEAFQQGEQNFNGILTKIRDKKPDVIFTPVYYDDAGLIIKQARELGMWMPILGTDGFDDPKVIEKAGKKYATNIFFSTHYSSQDTDKRVQEFVKKYKQKYKIEPNALSALGYDVGYFMADAIKRAGTTADREKLRRALENTKNFVGLTGIISIDSKHNAKKSAVIIEIKNGVYRFKQKLNP
- a CDS encoding methyl-accepting chemotaxis protein, producing the protein MKREKGKTEKKQNLKFKRLRLFAKGGRLAKKFALLIFAILVIPILVIDIISISTAVNSVLNESKKSYLAATNSTASYFQLAFKTAQDNGMQLMSNELIQRLYSESKQSTLDEFQKMTLISDANKVVQDLLVANDMFAGIYIIVDKENSLYYPSLPFEINYEKLKKTPWYKKIMEAGGPILIESHTEEFDSVAKANNANMPEYAFSVGMPFKDIAINHTLGVMLLDISKKWMSDVLQDTQISQNGGYMLALCSSGNVILPTEWENTMKLTPDRNTQFVKKILQSQAAGKTNGAFHTEFAGKQFLITYSQVPDTNWTIVGMIPVSQLVEAARRLELIIVVLTILFTLIALVIGIYYALRIVRDLERVTKTFAVAEKGDLTVTLDIKRDDEIGLLSHSFNNMTKNIKDLIEKGVNLSKEVSSAISTLTTIASETAAASNEVAKAIQEIAEGAANQAKEATSVVEAVSKFGEKIDTIVSSAIQMSTLSTNVSQLSNKGTEVVNTLNNVTHETVHITDTMIQTINQLAEYSRSIGKIIQVLSGISEQTKLLALNASIEAAKAGEAGRGFAVVASEIRKLADQSKESTREVEDMIKKIVAQTKAAQEVADKVENVIDQQNSAVEDVASAFSNIKSAMDELIKGIENITESISAIDKEKDTIIHSIENISAISEETAASSQEVSASTQEQLAAIEELRAMTEQLNKLSQDLQAAMQIFKV
- a CDS encoding type II TA system antitoxin MqsA family protein, with the translated sequence MMNRAYCPECKKHVEIKVEKNLVKEYKGVQVNVEEHVPHCSECDTELFVPDIENENLKRLYQRYRELTGLITPEEIQKIREKYGLSQRELGQILGWGKMTINRYERGALPSKSHSDILKLILTSEGFFKEKVEEALKSGRITERTYQKTMEKIRDSLADLKKKIISAELEHPEDIYNGFRRFDFEKLENLISYITEKVENLYLSSLNKFLWYIDFMHFKRCLRSITGLRYIKYAYGPVIEKFAYKEIAAYPSDKYTVEEYETPDGAIQTKIKSKGNYDLSVFTSEELQTINMVIDALKDKTCSAISELSHKEVGWQQTPLRELISYEYAKTVSLDSQALQK
- a CDS encoding type II toxin-antitoxin system MqsR family toxin, translated to MEIEKLKEEVIKSYLLKIKKLIVAGKWGFVKREKNIKFLKEWGLLIDDVKDILLDLQPGDYVKGPEQDHLDGKEGDIWIFKNSRYLDVCIYIKLRYNPPEEVVCISFHEDESQEKGVKKNDE